A DNA window from Pseudomonas resinovorans NBRC 106553 contains the following coding sequences:
- a CDS encoding HDOD domain-containing protein, whose product MSTAKPMPRSLDGWIKHLDGVRLPVPAAAHEKVRRALGDNRRSLRDIADLTQESPALALSLLREANATSNMLSSPAESLEVALTRLGLKRAETLLNRLPAVPEEEIPQALRQLLLISQHATQQANGLFAARLARLWQEVHWCSLLFLSPLWPLLASHPELFANWEKRVLGAGEPALKVERELLGVPLLQLCQRLAEHWKLPDWIIQGYRLLSDDRRLLVKALHIARDNEHPLQQQQQLDANPILGRWLTQPGNTVLLANGLAISAHVGWGDDHSLRWQRLTGLFLKTPLDELQQQVHQHAAQSGRLHARGDLWHPAEALLWPWHQQRLRPEPVAAPTPNAAALDDWRRHCGELLREPSPFANVVQLSACARDALHSGGMSRVLVLLADRNHSRLMVQQQAGMPKEANGLQLDPGQSQVLRRLLSQAGQLRLGPDNMAQFSALLPGQLKGLLPGNYLLLRSLAVNGRVAMLVVADQDGAPFSELGLRAFAKTAQCIERALAAFASRGR is encoded by the coding sequence ATGTCAACCGCAAAGCCCATGCCACGCAGCCTTGATGGATGGATCAAGCACCTCGATGGAGTTCGCTTGCCCGTCCCCGCCGCCGCCCACGAGAAAGTTCGCCGGGCATTGGGCGACAACCGCCGCTCCCTGCGCGATATCGCCGACCTGACCCAGGAAAGCCCGGCGCTGGCCCTCAGCCTGCTGCGTGAGGCCAACGCCACCAGCAACATGCTGAGCAGCCCGGCCGAAAGCCTGGAGGTCGCCCTCACCCGCCTCGGGCTGAAACGCGCCGAAACACTCCTAAACCGCCTGCCGGCGGTGCCCGAGGAAGAAATCCCCCAGGCCCTGCGCCAATTGCTGCTCATCAGCCAGCACGCCACCCAGCAGGCCAACGGCCTGTTTGCCGCACGCCTGGCGCGCCTCTGGCAGGAAGTCCACTGGTGCAGCCTGCTGTTCCTTTCGCCACTGTGGCCGCTGCTGGCCAGCCACCCGGAGCTGTTCGCCAACTGGGAAAAACGCGTGCTGGGCGCAGGCGAGCCGGCCCTCAAGGTCGAGCGCGAGCTGCTCGGCGTGCCCCTGCTGCAGCTCTGCCAACGCCTGGCCGAGCACTGGAAACTGCCCGACTGGATCATCCAGGGCTACCGCCTGCTGAGCGATGATCGCCGCCTGCTGGTCAAGGCCCTGCACATCGCCCGCGACAACGAACATCCGCTGCAGCAGCAACAGCAACTGGACGCCAACCCGATCCTGGGTCGCTGGCTCACCCAGCCGGGCAATACGGTGCTGCTGGCCAACGGCCTGGCGATTTCCGCCCATGTCGGCTGGGGCGACGACCACAGCTTGCGCTGGCAGCGGCTCACCGGGCTGTTCCTCAAGACCCCTCTCGACGAACTGCAGCAACAGGTTCACCAGCATGCGGCCCAGAGCGGGCGCCTGCATGCCCGCGGCGACCTCTGGCACCCCGCCGAGGCGCTGCTCTGGCCCTGGCACCAGCAACGCCTGCGTCCGGAGCCCGTGGCCGCGCCAACGCCGAACGCCGCCGCCCTGGACGACTGGCGCCGTCACTGCGGCGAACTGCTGCGCGAGCCCAGCCCCTTCGCCAACGTGGTGCAACTCTCCGCCTGCGCCCGCGACGCCCTGCACAGCGGCGGCATGAGCCGGGTCCTGGTGCTGTTGGCCGACCGCAACCACAGCCGCCTGATGGTCCAGCAACAGGCCGGCATGCCCAAGGAGGCCAACGGCCTGCAACTGGACCCCGGCCAGAGCCAGGTCCTGCGCCGCTTGCTGAGCCAGGCCGGGCAGCTGCGCCTGGGGCCGGACAACATGGCGCAGTTCTCCGCGCTGCTGCCGGGCCAGCTGAAGGGCCTGCTCCCGGGCAACTACCTGCTGCTGCGCTCCCTGGCGGTGAACGGCCGGGTGGCCATGCTCGTGGTGGCCGACCAGGATGGCGCGCCGTTCTCCGAACTCGGCCTGCGCGCCTTCGCCAAGACCGCCCAGTGCATCGAACGAGCCCTCGCCGCTTTCGCCAGTCGCGGCCGCTAG
- the motA gene encoding flagellar motor stator protein MotA: protein MAKIIGIIVVFASVLGGYILSHGKVGALIQPFEVLIIGGAALGAFLQANPGSTTMIVFKKSLKMFGTRFTHGFYLEVLRLLYEILNKSRREGMMAIEADIEDAAASPIFSKYPGILKDDRMTAYICDYLRIMSSGNMAPHELEGLFDMELASMKEELEHPAHAVNRIADGLPGFGIVAAVLGIVVTMAMLGEAEQAALGQHVGAALVGTFLGILAAYGFFGPLAVSLEHDAREELNVFESIKACLVASASGMPPSLAVEFGRKTLFPAHRPSFSELEQAVRGS from the coding sequence ATGGCAAAAATCATCGGCATCATCGTCGTATTCGCCAGTGTGCTCGGCGGATACATCCTGTCCCACGGTAAGGTCGGCGCGCTGATCCAGCCCTTCGAAGTGCTGATCATCGGCGGTGCGGCGCTTGGCGCGTTCCTGCAGGCCAACCCCGGCAGCACGACCATGATCGTCTTCAAGAAGTCGCTGAAGATGTTCGGCACCCGCTTCACCCATGGTTTCTACCTGGAAGTGCTGCGCCTGCTCTACGAGATCCTCAACAAGAGCCGCCGCGAAGGGATGATGGCCATCGAGGCCGACATCGAGGACGCCGCCGCCAGCCCGATCTTCAGCAAGTACCCCGGTATCCTCAAGGATGACCGGATGACCGCCTATATCTGCGACTACCTGCGCATCATGTCGTCCGGCAACATGGCGCCCCACGAACTGGAAGGCCTGTTCGACATGGAGCTGGCCAGCATGAAGGAAGAGCTGGAACACCCGGCCCACGCTGTCAACCGCATCGCCGACGGCCTGCCGGGCTTCGGTATTGTCGCCGCGGTACTCGGCATCGTGGTGACCATGGCCATGCTGGGCGAGGCCGAGCAGGCCGCGCTGGGCCAGCACGTGGGTGCGGCGCTGGTGGGTACCTTCCTCGGTATTCTCGCGGCCTATGGCTTCTTCGGCCCGCTGGCGGTGTCCCTGGAGCATGACGCTCGCGAAGAGTTGAACGTGTTCGAGTCGATCAAGGCCTGCCTGGTGGCATCGGCTTCCGGCATGCCGCCGTCCCTGGCCGTGGAGTTCGGCCGCAAGACGCTGTTCCCGGCGCACCGGCCGAGCTTCAGCGAGCTGGAGCAGGCCGTGCGCGGCAGCTGA
- the serB gene encoding phosphoserine phosphatase SerB — protein MREIVLINITGEDRPGLTAAITGVLAQGGVNILDIGQAVIHDTLSFGILVEIPDNGEASSVLKDVLFTAYKLDQQVRFTPVSESDYQQWVGGQGKSRYIVTLLTRKVTAEQLQRVSSITAKYGLNIDHIDRLSGRMPLDMPADQGKGCIEFSVRGEPADPVALRAEFLSVAQELNVDIAFQRDSLFRRNRRLAVFDMDSTLIEAEVIDELAKAAGVGDQVAEITERAMRGELDFRASFKERLGLLQGLSEEVLEEIGASLRLTEGAETLFAELKRLGYKTAILSGGFSYFAKQLQAKLGIDYVFANELQIVDGKLTGVAVEPIVDAQRKADLLRELAQKEGLRLEQTIAVGDGANDLPMLGLAGLGVAFRAKPLVKQSAKQAISTLGLDGILYLLGFRDRDGQD, from the coding sequence TTGCGCGAGATTGTCCTGATCAACATCACTGGCGAGGATCGCCCCGGCCTGACCGCCGCAATCACCGGCGTTCTGGCCCAGGGTGGCGTGAACATTCTGGATATCGGCCAGGCGGTGATCCACGACACCCTGTCGTTCGGCATCCTGGTGGAAATCCCGGACAACGGCGAAGCCTCGTCCGTGCTCAAGGACGTGCTGTTCACCGCCTACAAGCTGGACCAGCAGGTGCGTTTCACCCCGGTTTCCGAGTCCGACTACCAGCAGTGGGTCGGCGGCCAGGGCAAGAGCCGCTACATCGTCACCCTGCTGACCCGCAAGGTGACCGCCGAGCAGTTGCAGCGGGTGAGTTCCATCACCGCCAAGTACGGCCTGAACATCGATCACATCGACCGTCTGTCGGGCCGCATGCCATTGGATATGCCGGCCGACCAGGGCAAGGGCTGCATCGAGTTCTCCGTGCGTGGCGAGCCCGCTGATCCGGTGGCATTGCGCGCCGAGTTCCTCAGCGTGGCCCAGGAGCTGAACGTCGACATCGCCTTCCAGCGCGACTCGCTGTTCCGCCGCAACCGCCGCCTGGCGGTGTTCGACATGGATTCGACGCTGATCGAGGCCGAGGTGATCGACGAGCTGGCCAAGGCCGCCGGGGTGGGCGACCAGGTCGCGGAAATCACCGAGCGCGCCATGCGCGGCGAACTGGACTTCCGCGCCAGCTTCAAGGAGCGCCTGGGCCTGCTCCAGGGCCTGTCGGAGGAGGTGCTGGAAGAGATCGGCGCTTCCCTGCGCCTGACCGAAGGCGCCGAAACCCTGTTCGCCGAGCTCAAGCGCCTGGGCTACAAGACCGCGATCCTTTCCGGCGGCTTCAGCTACTTCGCCAAGCAGCTGCAGGCCAAGCTGGGCATCGACTACGTGTTCGCCAACGAGCTGCAGATCGTCGACGGCAAGCTGACCGGCGTGGCGGTGGAGCCCATCGTCGACGCCCAGCGCAAGGCCGACCTGCTGCGCGAGCTGGCCCAGAAGGAAGGCCTGCGCCTGGAGCAGACCATCGCCGTGGGCGATGGCGCCAACGACCTGCCGATGCTCGGCCTGGCCGGCCTGGGCGTGGCCTTCCGCGCCAAGCCGCTGGTCAAGCAGTCGGCCAAGCAGGCCATCTCCACCCTGGGCCTGGACGGCATCCTCTATCTGCTGGGCTTCCGCGACCGCGACGGCCAGGACTGA
- the motB gene encoding flagellar motor protein MotB, producing MENNQPIIVKRVKRYAAGHHGGAWKIAFADFATAMMAFFLVLWLMSSATPEQKKAISGYFKDPIGFTESASPYVIDLGGTPTPAPDRTLNPELKDAPDSQEAAIDSTDTTPVDASQVETLADQIERERLELLLQELQNKVEENPELRKFKDQILFEITQDGLRIQIMDAANRPMFDLGSARLQPYFEDILLILAETIKAVPNKISISGHTDAKPYAGDGEFGNWELSAGRANAARRTLIAGGYPDEQVARVVGYASSALFDRKDPFNPVNRRIDIIVLTKKAQRAIEGEQGDGDKAAEPAPGQPQAPIDGAAPQAPGGEQSAPVQPRELREKLNIFEDGVLKMDEPKGQ from the coding sequence ATGGAGAACAATCAGCCGATCATCGTCAAGCGCGTCAAGCGCTACGCCGCCGGGCACCACGGCGGCGCCTGGAAGATCGCCTTCGCCGACTTCGCCACGGCGATGATGGCCTTCTTCCTGGTGCTCTGGCTGATGTCCTCGGCCACCCCGGAACAGAAGAAGGCCATCTCCGGCTATTTCAAGGACCCCATCGGGTTCACCGAGAGCGCCAGCCCCTACGTCATCGACCTGGGCGGTACGCCGACCCCCGCACCTGACCGCACCCTGAACCCCGAGTTGAAGGATGCCCCCGATTCCCAGGAAGCGGCCATCGACTCCACCGACACCACGCCCGTCGACGCCAGCCAGGTGGAAACCCTGGCCGACCAGATCGAACGCGAGCGCCTGGAACTGCTGCTGCAGGAGTTGCAGAACAAGGTCGAAGAGAACCCCGAGCTGCGCAAGTTCAAGGACCAGATCCTCTTCGAGATCACCCAGGACGGCCTGCGTATCCAGATCATGGACGCCGCCAACCGGCCGATGTTCGATCTCGGCAGTGCGCGCCTGCAGCCCTATTTCGAGGACATCCTGCTGATCCTCGCCGAAACCATCAAAGCCGTGCCGAACAAGATCAGCATCAGCGGCCACACCGACGCCAAGCCCTATGCCGGCGATGGCGAGTTCGGCAACTGGGAGCTTTCCGCCGGCCGCGCCAACGCCGCGCGCCGGACCCTGATCGCCGGTGGTTACCCCGACGAGCAGGTGGCGCGCGTGGTGGGCTACGCCTCCTCGGCGCTGTTCGATCGCAAGGACCCCTTCAATCCGGTCAACCGCCGCATCGACATCATCGTCCTGACCAAGAAGGCCCAGCGCGCCATCGAGGGTGAGCAGGGCGATGGCGACAAGGCCGCCGAGCCTGCGCCTGGGCAGCCCCAGGCGCCCATCGATGGCGCCGCGCCCCAGGCTCCGGGCGGGGAGCAGTCCGCGCCGGTACAGCCCCGCGAACTTCGGGAGAAACTGAATATCTTCGAAGACGGCGTACTGAAGATGGATGAGCCCAAGGGGCAGTGA
- a CDS encoding EAL domain-containing protein, with the protein MAIEKKTIRLLILEDSQNEAERLVSLFRNAGRATRVHRILGGDDLNEALQQSWDLLIAAPTSELLSPGEALTSIRRQSKDIPFIQLVPDNDSDLITEALALGAQDALPQGEDERLVLVANRELANLEQRRARRAAEVSLREAEKRCQLLLDSSVDAIAYVHDGMHIYANRAYVEMFGYDDGDELEGMPMIDLIAGTDQSGFKDFLKNYRDGEGSGELTCNGCKVDGQSFQARMSFSPATYDGEPCIQVVIRAETDSAELEEKLREISSQDLVTGLFNRTHFNEMLDVAAERAVNAGQPSSLGYIRVARYSSLLAEVGIAGVDLLLTDLANLLRAHFAGDAQLARYGDDVFGVLLPGLSPEQATESLQALLKKIDIHLFDVSSRTVQLSLCIGVAGLSETTPKAQDVVDRAHRCADELGDNNGLKLYDPAEELAAAANRGNLVAMVQQALENNSFRLLFQPIISLRGDSFEHYEVLLRLLSPQGEEVPPADFLDAARDAGLAEKIDRWVILNSIKLLAEHRTKGHNTRLFVHLSSSSLQDQTLLPWLSVALKAARLPSDALIFQFSEPDAIAYLKQAKLLTQGLAELHCQVALSQFGCALTPFNTLKHLSIDFVKVDGSFTQDLSRPENQDALKTLLASLHAQAKLTIVPFVETASVLATLWQAGVNYIQGYYLQGPSQAMDYDFSSEDE; encoded by the coding sequence ATGGCCATCGAAAAGAAAACGATCCGCCTCCTGATCCTGGAAGACTCGCAGAACGAAGCCGAGCGTCTGGTCAGCCTATTTCGCAACGCCGGCCGCGCCACCCGCGTCCACCGCATCCTTGGCGGCGACGATCTCAATGAAGCCCTGCAGCAGAGCTGGGACCTTCTGATCGCCGCACCCACCAGCGAACTCCTGAGCCCGGGCGAAGCCCTCACCAGCATCCGCCGCCAGTCCAAGGACATCCCCTTCATCCAGCTGGTGCCGGACAACGACTCCGACCTCATTACCGAAGCCCTGGCCCTCGGCGCCCAGGATGCCTTGCCCCAGGGCGAGGACGAGCGCCTGGTACTGGTGGCCAACCGCGAACTGGCGAACCTCGAGCAACGCCGCGCCCGACGCGCCGCCGAAGTCAGCCTGCGGGAAGCCGAGAAGCGCTGCCAGCTGCTGCTCGACAGCTCGGTGGATGCCATCGCCTATGTCCACGACGGCATGCACATCTATGCCAACCGCGCCTACGTGGAGATGTTCGGCTACGACGACGGCGACGAACTCGAAGGCATGCCGATGATCGACCTGATCGCCGGCACCGACCAATCCGGGTTCAAGGACTTCCTGAAGAACTACCGCGATGGCGAGGGCAGCGGCGAGCTGACCTGCAACGGTTGCAAGGTCGATGGCCAGAGCTTCCAGGCGCGCATGAGCTTCTCCCCCGCCACCTACGACGGCGAACCCTGCATCCAGGTGGTCATCCGCGCCGAAACCGATAGCGCCGAACTGGAAGAGAAGCTGCGCGAGATCAGCAGCCAGGACCTGGTCACCGGCCTGTTCAATCGCACCCACTTCAACGAGATGCTCGACGTCGCGGCGGAACGCGCCGTCAACGCCGGGCAGCCGTCCAGCCTCGGCTACATCCGCGTCGCCCGCTATTCGAGCCTGTTGGCCGAAGTCGGCATCGCCGGCGTCGACCTGCTGCTCACGGACCTCGCCAACCTGCTGCGCGCCCATTTCGCCGGCGACGCCCAGCTGGCGCGCTATGGCGACGACGTGTTCGGCGTGCTGCTTCCGGGCCTCTCCCCGGAACAGGCCACCGAAAGCCTGCAGGCCTTGCTGAAAAAGATCGACATCCACCTGTTCGACGTCAGCAGCCGTACCGTACAGCTCAGCCTGTGCATCGGCGTCGCCGGCCTCAGCGAAACCACACCCAAGGCCCAGGACGTGGTGGACCGCGCCCATCGCTGCGCCGATGAACTCGGCGACAATAACGGCCTCAAGCTCTACGACCCGGCGGAAGAACTGGCCGCCGCAGCCAATCGCGGCAACCTGGTGGCCATGGTCCAGCAGGCCCTGGAGAACAACAGCTTCCGCCTGCTGTTCCAACCGATCATCAGCCTGCGCGGCGACAGCTTCGAACACTACGAAGTGCTGCTGCGCCTGCTCAGCCCGCAGGGCGAGGAAGTGCCACCCGCCGACTTCCTCGACGCGGCCAGGGACGCCGGCCTGGCCGAGAAGATCGACCGCTGGGTGATCCTCAACTCCATCAAGCTGCTTGCCGAGCACCGCACCAAGGGCCACAACACGCGGCTGTTCGTGCACCTGTCGAGCTCCAGCCTGCAGGACCAGACCCTGCTACCGTGGCTCAGCGTGGCGCTCAAGGCGGCACGGCTACCCTCCGATGCGCTGATCTTCCAGTTCAGCGAGCCGGATGCCATCGCCTACCTGAAACAGGCCAAGCTGCTGACCCAGGGATTGGCCGAGCTGCACTGCCAGGTCGCCCTGAGCCAGTTCGGCTGCGCGCTGACCCCCTTCAACACCCTCAAGCACCTCTCCATCGACTTCGTGAAGGTCGATGGTTCCTTCACCCAGGATCTCAGCCGTCCCGAGAACCAGGATGCGCTCAAGACGCTGCTCGCCAGCCTCCACGCCCAGGCCAAGCTGACCATCGTGCCCTTCGTCGAAACCGCCAGCGTACTGGCGACGCTCTGGCAGGCCGGCGTCAACTACATCCAGGGCTACTACCTGCAGGGCCCCAGCCAGGCGATGGATTACGACTTCTCCTCCGAAGATGAATAA
- the rsgA gene encoding small ribosomal subunit biogenesis GTPase RsgA — MAKRQLTRRQSWRIEKIQEERAARAAKRESRAVEELEGGDLGPEQTGLVIAHFGVQVEVEALEGDQAGQIMRCHLRANLPPLVTGDRVVWRSGNQGIGVIVAQLPRTSELCRPDMRGVLKPVAANVDQIVIVFAPLPHPHANLIDRYLIAAEHAGIRPLLLLNKADLVDDENGAMLDALLGVYRDLGYPLLEVSASQGGGMEDLMTRLDGHISVFVGQSGVGKSSLVNSLLPGVDTRVGPLSELTGKGTHTTTTARLFHFPGGGELIDSPGIREFGLGHVSRDDVEAGFIEFNELIGTCRFRDCKHDREPGCALLKALEDGRVHPQRMASYRHILASMPESEY, encoded by the coding sequence ATGGCCAAACGCCAACTGACACGCCGGCAAAGCTGGCGCATCGAGAAGATTCAGGAAGAGCGCGCTGCTCGTGCAGCCAAGCGGGAGTCGCGCGCGGTCGAAGAACTCGAAGGCGGCGACCTCGGCCCCGAGCAGACCGGCCTGGTAATCGCCCACTTCGGCGTCCAGGTGGAGGTCGAGGCCCTGGAAGGCGATCAGGCCGGCCAGATCATGCGCTGCCACCTGCGCGCCAACCTGCCGCCGCTGGTGACCGGCGACCGCGTGGTCTGGCGCTCCGGCAACCAGGGCATTGGCGTGATCGTGGCTCAACTGCCGCGCACGTCGGAGCTTTGCCGCCCGGACATGCGCGGCGTGCTCAAGCCGGTGGCGGCCAACGTCGACCAGATCGTCATCGTCTTCGCCCCCCTGCCCCATCCCCACGCCAACCTGATCGACCGCTACCTGATCGCCGCCGAGCATGCCGGCATCCGCCCGCTGCTGCTGCTGAACAAGGCCGACCTGGTGGATGACGAGAACGGCGCCATGCTCGACGCGCTGCTCGGCGTCTACCGGGATCTGGGCTATCCGCTGCTGGAAGTCTCGGCCAGCCAGGGCGGCGGCATGGAAGACCTGATGACGCGGCTCGACGGCCATATCAGCGTGTTCGTCGGCCAGTCCGGGGTGGGCAAGTCATCCCTGGTCAACAGCCTGCTCCCGGGGGTGGATACCCGTGTCGGCCCCCTCTCCGAACTCACCGGCAAGGGCACCCACACCACCACCACCGCGCGGCTGTTCCACTTCCCCGGCGGCGGCGAGCTGATCGACTCCCCCGGTATCCGCGAATTCGGCCTGGGCCATGTCAGCCGTGACGACGTGGAAGCCGGCTTCATCGAGTTCAACGAGCTGATCGGCACCTGCCGCTTCCGCGACTGCAAGCACGACCGCGAGCCCGGCTGCGCGCTGCTCAAGGCCCTGGAAGACGGCCGCGTGCACCCGCAACGCATGGCGAGCTATCGGCATATTCTCGCCAGCATGCCCGAGAGCGAGTATTGA
- the rhdA gene encoding thiosulfate sulfurtransferase translates to MSAFSNLPLVIEPADLASRLDAADLILVDLTSTARYTAGHLPGARFVDPKRTQLGQPPAPGLLPAKADLEALFGELGHRSDATYVVYDDEGGGWAGRFIWLLDVIGHHRYHYLDGGLHAWLAEGRETSDLVPAPVGGPLALPLHDEPTATREYLQSRLGAADLAIWDARGPGEYNGTKVLAAKGGHIPGAVNFEWTAGMDQARALRIRTDMAEILKSLGITPDKEIVTHCQTHHRSGFTYLVAKALGYPRVKGYAGSWSEWGNHPDTPVEL, encoded by the coding sequence ATGTCCGCCTTCTCCAACCTGCCGCTGGTGATCGAGCCGGCCGACCTGGCCTCCCGCCTCGACGCCGCCGACCTGATCCTGGTCGACCTCACCAGCACCGCGCGCTATACCGCCGGCCACCTGCCGGGCGCTCGTTTCGTCGACCCCAAGCGCACCCAGCTCGGCCAGCCGCCGGCGCCGGGCCTGCTGCCGGCCAAGGCCGACCTCGAAGCGCTGTTCGGTGAGCTCGGCCACCGCAGCGACGCCACCTACGTGGTCTACGACGACGAAGGCGGTGGCTGGGCCGGACGTTTCATCTGGCTGCTGGATGTGATCGGCCACCACCGCTACCACTACCTGGACGGCGGCCTGCACGCCTGGCTGGCCGAAGGCCGGGAAACCTCCGATCTGGTACCGGCGCCGGTAGGCGGCCCGCTCGCCCTGCCCCTGCATGACGAACCCACCGCCACCCGCGAGTACCTGCAAAGCCGTCTCGGTGCGGCCGACCTGGCCATCTGGGACGCCCGCGGCCCCGGTGAGTACAACGGCACCAAGGTGCTGGCCGCCAAGGGCGGACACATTCCGGGCGCGGTCAATTTCGAGTGGACCGCCGGCATGGACCAGGCCCGTGCCCTGCGCATCCGCACCGACATGGCGGAAATCCTCAAGTCGCTGGGCATCACCCCGGACAAGGAAATCGTCACCCACTGCCAGACCCATCACCGCTCGGGCTTCACCTATCTGGTCGCCAAGGCCCTCGGTTATCCGCGGGTCAAGGGTTACGCCGGCTCCTGGTCCGAGTGGGGCAATCACCCAGATACCCCCGTAGAGCTCTGA
- the asd gene encoding archaetidylserine decarboxylase (Phosphatidylserine decarboxylase is synthesized as a single chain precursor. Generation of the pyruvoyl active site from a Ser is coupled to cleavage of a Gly-Ser bond between the larger (beta) and smaller (alpha chains). It is an integral membrane protein.), translating into MKERLFIISQYLLPHHLLSRLAGGIAECRVRWFKNAFTAWFAKRYQVNMGEALVEDLTAYEHFNAFFTRALKPGARPLDETPGAILCPADGAISQIGPIEHGRCFQAKGHSFSVLELLGGDAELAAPFMGGEFATVYLSPKDYHRVHAPLGGTLREMVYVPGRLFSVNQSTAENVPELFARNERVVCLFDTERGPMAVVLVGAMIVASVETTWAGLVTPPKRELKTFSYGEAARAPIKLEKGEELGRFKLGSTAIVLFGPDQVRWAENAWPGSQVRMGQLLALPKEA; encoded by the coding sequence ATGAAAGAACGCCTTTTCATCATCAGCCAGTACCTGCTGCCGCATCACCTGCTGTCGCGCCTGGCCGGCGGCATCGCCGAGTGCCGCGTGCGCTGGTTCAAGAACGCCTTCACCGCCTGGTTCGCCAAGCGCTACCAGGTGAACATGGGTGAAGCGCTGGTCGAAGACCTCACCGCCTACGAGCACTTCAACGCCTTCTTCACCCGTGCGCTGAAGCCCGGCGCGCGTCCGCTGGACGAAACCCCCGGCGCCATCCTCTGCCCGGCCGACGGCGCCATCAGCCAGATCGGCCCGATCGAGCACGGCCGCTGCTTCCAGGCCAAGGGCCACAGCTTCAGCGTGCTCGAACTGCTGGGTGGCGACGCCGAACTGGCGGCGCCCTTCATGGGCGGTGAGTTCGCCACGGTCTACCTGTCGCCGAAGGACTACCACCGCGTGCACGCGCCCCTGGGCGGCACCCTGCGGGAGATGGTCTACGTACCCGGCCGCCTGTTCTCGGTGAACCAGAGCACCGCCGAGAACGTGCCGGAACTGTTCGCTCGCAACGAACGGGTGGTCTGCCTGTTCGACACCGAGCGCGGCCCCATGGCCGTGGTGCTGGTGGGGGCGATGATCGTCGCCTCGGTCGAAACCACCTGGGCCGGGCTGGTGACTCCGCCCAAGCGCGAACTCAAGACCTTCAGCTACGGCGAAGCGGCCCGCGCGCCGATCAAACTGGAGAAGGGCGAGGAACTCGGCCGCTTCAAGCTCGGCTCCACCGCCATCGTTCTTTTCGGGCCGGATCAGGTGCGCTGGGCCGAAAACGCCTGGCCGGGCAGCCAGGTGCGCATGGGCCAGCTGCTGGCCCTGCCCAAGGAAGCCTGA